Proteins encoded together in one Quercus lobata isolate SW786 chromosome 3, ValleyOak3.0 Primary Assembly, whole genome shotgun sequence window:
- the LOC115979944 gene encoding phosphoglycerate mutase-like protein AT74: protein MHSNPNHSTLSVLPKRIIIMRHGESRGNLDYSAYSTTPDHQIPLTDVGLAQAQDAGARLRHLISTASSTDSWRVHFYVSPYARAQSTLKELGRSFTKKRIIGVREECRIREQDFGNFQVEERMKATKRTRQMFGRFFYRFPEGESAADVFDRVSSFLESLWRDIDMNRLHHDPSHDLTLIIVSHGLTSQVFLMKWFKWTVEQFERLNNLGNCEFRVMELGDGGEYSLAIHHTEEEMHEWGLDADMIADQKWRINAHKGALNGNCPWYLDAFFDHLDDSDDNEDSVDESSIDSSRL from the exons ATGCATTCAAATCCAAACCATTCAACATTGTCAGTGCTCCCAAAGCGCATAATCATAATGCGACACGGCGAGTCGAGGGGCAATTTGGACTATTCAGCCTACAGCACAACCCCGGACCACCAAATCCCGCTCACCGACGTGGGCCTGGCCCAGGCCCAAGACGCCGGGGCCCGACTCCGCCACCTCATCTCCACAGCCTCCTCCACGGACTCGTGGCGCGTGCACTTCTACGTGTCCCCATACGCCCGCGCCCAATCGACGCTGAAAGAACTGGGTCGGAGCTTCACGAAGAAACGGATCATAGGGGTCCGAGAAGAGTGTCGGATCCGAGAGCAAGACTTCGGGAACTTCCAGGTGGAAGAGAGGATGAAAGCGACCAAACGAACGCGCCAGATGTTCGGTCGTTTCTTCTATCGTTTCCCTGAAGGCGAGTCCGCTGCTGACGTCTTCGACCGCGTTTCTA GTTTTCTTGAATCACTGTGGAGGGACATAGACATGAACAGGCTTCACCATGACCCTTCCCATGACTTGACTCTTATAATCGTCTCACATGGGCTAACCTCACAGGTCTTCCTCATGAAGTGGTTCAAGTGGACTGTTGAGCAATTTGAGCGCCTAAACAATCTTGGGAACTGTGAATTCCGAGTGATGGAATTAGGAGATGGTGGAGAATACAGCTTAGCAATCCATCACACAGAGGAGGAAATGCATGAATGGGGACTTGATGCTGATATGATAGCTGACCAAAAATGGCGAATCAATGCCCACAAGGGTGCATTGAATGGAAATTGTCCCTGGTATCTTGATGCTTTCTTTGACCATCTAGATGACTCGGATGACAATGAAGACAGTGTGGACGAATCCTCAATTGATTCTTCTAGACTCTAG